The genomic window GCTGCCAGTTCGGATGGGTGCCGCAGTCGTCGGACAGCCGCCCCAGCGTGGCGCTGGACAGCTCGATGCGGCCGCTCCGCGTGCGCAGCGGGTGGGCCAGCGGGTCGCGGCGGAAATCGTCGAACAGCACGAAGTCCTCGGCCGGCGGCGGCAGGGCGACATGGCCCGCGCGCCAGAACGTGTCGAAGTCGGGCAGGTCGATGCCGGCGCGCGCCTGTGCTTCGCGGCAGCGGGCGTAGATGGCCTCGATCCAGCCGGGCTCGTCGCGGCGCTCGGTGAATGCGTCGCGGTAGCCCAGCCGTTCGGCCAGTCCCGTGAAGATGTCGAGATCGCTGCGCGCCTGGTGCAGCGGCGCGATGGCGCGGTGCATCGCCAGCACGTAGCGGTCGCGCGACGAGCCGCCGATATCGTTGCGTTCCAGCGCCGTGGTCACGGGCAGCACGATGTCGGCGTGGCGCGCGGTGGCCGTCCAGACGATGTCCTGCACGATCACCGTCTGCGGCCGCGCCCACGCCTGACGCAGCCGCGCGAGCTGCTGGTGGTGATGGAACGGGTTGCCGCCGGCCCAGTGCACGAGCTTCACGTCGGGATAGTGGCGCGTCTCGCCCTGGAAGCGGTACGGGGTGCCAGGATGCAGCAGCATGTCGGCAAGCCGCGCGCACGGGATGTCCAGGTCCGCCGGATTGCGGCCCACCGGCATCTCGGGCCCTGGCGTGGCCACGCGCGGATTGCCCACGCCATTCATCGACCCATGGCCGAAGCCGAACCCGCCGCCCGGCAGCCCGATCTGCCCGAGCATGGCCGCCAGCGCAATCGCCATCCAGTAGGGCTGCTCGCCGCGATGCTGGCGCTGCACGGCGAAGCTGCACGTGATGTAGCTGCGCCGGCCGGCCAGTTGCGCGGCCAGCCGTTCGATGCGCGCGGCCGGGATGCCGGTGATGGCGGCCGCCCACGCCGGCGTCTTGGGCGTGCCGTCGCTATCGCCCAGCAGGTAGGCTTCCAGCTCGGCCCAGCCGCTGCAATGCGACTGCAGGAACGCCGCGTCGTGCGCGTCGGCGCGGCGCAGCGCGTAGGCCAGCGCCAGCATCAGCGCCACGTCGGTGTTCGGGCGGATCGGGACCCATTCGGCGCCCAGGAAGTCCGGGCAGTCGTCGCGCGTGGGGCTGACGTTGATGACCGTGGCGCCGCTGGCGGCCAGCTTGCGCAGCCATTGCGCCTGCGTATGCTCGGCCGCGCCGCCGGACGATACCTGCCCGTTCTTGAGCGCCAGCCCGCCAAAGGCCAGGAACACCTCGGTATGGGCGATCAGGCTCGGCCATGCGGTCACACGGCCGGTCAGCGGCTGGTAGGTGCCAATCACGTGCGGCAGCAGGAACTGCGCCGTGCCCCAGCTGTAGTTGCCGACCTGGTCGACGCAGCCGCCGCCGGTGAAGTGGAAGCGGCGGATCAAGGAGCGCGCGTGGTGCAGCCGTCCCGCCGACGACCAGCCGTACGATCCGCCGAACACGCCCGACGGCCCGTACGTGCCGCGCACGCGGGCGATCTCGCCGGCGACGAGGTCGAGCGCGTCGTCCCAGGACACTTCCACGAAATCGTCGCGGCCGCGCGCGTGGCCGTCGCTGGACTCGCGCCGCGCCAGCCAGCCGCGCCGCACCATCGGCGCGCGGATGCGCGTGGGCGAGTAGACCATCGGTACGATGGCGTCGAGCAGCGGCGACGGATCGGGGTCGGCGGCAAACGGCTCGCAAGCGATCAGCCGGCCGTCCTCGACCACGGCGGTGAAGGCGCCCCAGTGGGCCAGTTGCGGATAGCGGCGGACGATCACGGTATCAGTCGCCCTGGATGCCGGCCTTGCGGATCAGGTCGCCCCACTTGGTGCGCTCGGTGGCCAGCAGCCGCGCGAACTGCTGCGGCGTGTCCGACGTGGCATCCATGCCCGATACCGCCAGCCGCTGGCGGATGTCCGGATCGGCCATGACCTTGACCAGCGCCTTGTTCAGCGTGGCAACCACGTCGGCGGGCGTGCCGGCCGGCGCCACCAGCCCGTACCAGTTGGTGACCTCGTAGCCGGGCACGCCGGCTTCCGCCACGGTCGGCACGCCCGGGAACTGGGCCGACCGCGTGGCCGTGGTCACGGCCAGCGCGCGCAGCTTGCCGGAAGCAATCAGCGGCTTGGCCGATGGGTCGGAGAACGTGATCGGCACCACGCCGCCCATCACGTCGGTCAGCGCCGGCGTGGTGCCCTTGTACGGCACGTGCTGCATCTGCACGTGGGCCAGCATCTTGAACTGCTCGGCGGCGATCTGGCCGATGGTGCCGTTGCCGCCGGACGCGTACGAGAACCGGCCGTTGGCGCTGCGCACGGCGGCCAGCATGCCCTGCACGTCCTTGTACGGCGTGTCGGCGCCGGTGACCAGCACGTTGGGCATGGTCACCAGCACGCTCACTGGCGCGAAGTCTTTCTGCGGGTCGTAGTTGAGCTTGCGCAGGTTGGGCCAGATCGTGAACGACCCCGGCGTGGCGATGTAGAGCGTGTAGCCGTCCGGCGCGGACTTGGCCACCAACTCGGTGGCGATCAGCCCGCCGGCGCCGGGCCGGTTGTCGATGATCACGTTGGCCTTGAGCTGGTCCGACAGCGCCGGGGCGATGGCCCGCGCCAGCGCATCGGCGCCGCCGCCGGGCGGAAAGCCCACGACCACGCGGATCGGCTTGGCCGGGTCGGGCCAGGCGGCGTGGGCCAGCGGGGAAAGCAGGGCGAGGGCTAGGAGGAGGGTGTGGCGGGGAAGCATGGTGAGGCTCCGAAGATCTTGTGTGAAACTGGGTAAGAGGTTGCGATGCCTGCCCTCTCCCCCGGCCCCTCTCCCGCGCGCGGGAGAGGGGAGACAACTACCAGCTGTTCAGATGGCTTGGGTTTGCTCCGTGCTCCCGCGCGCGGGAGAGGGGAGACAACCGCGGGCTGTCCAGATGGCTTGGGTTTGCTCCGCGTTTCCGCGCGCGGGAGAGGGGAGACCACCACCAGCTGTCCAGATGCCTTTGGTTTGCTCCCCTCTCCCGCTTGCGGGAGAGGGGCTGGGGGAGAGGGCCGGCCGTCCGTCATGCGACGGCGCCGGAAGACAGCGACACCTGGTCCCACTCCCACGCCACGAACGCAAGCCGTTCGCCGGTGTGGACCACGGGGTCGCTGCGCAGGCCGATCAGCACGCCGTCGCGCGGGAACGGCCTGACGGGGGTGAGCGATGCGTCGAGCTTGAGCGTGTCGCCGATCGACTGGCCTTCGCGCAGCAGGTCGCCGGCGCGGGCGCCGGGGATGAACAGGCCGCCTTCGTCGGCGGTGATCCATCCGCGCCGCTTCACGCGCCGCAGCGACGTGGCGGCTGGCTGCGCCGGCGGGCCGGACAGGATGCCCATCTGCACGGCCAGCGTCTGGAAGCCGGTTTCGGCCACGGCGATGTTGTCGGGCTCGAAGCGGCTGCCGCTGCCCAGTTCGAGCATGAACGCGCAGACGCCGGCGGCCAGGCACTGGTAGTCGAGCGCGCCGGCGATGTTGCCGGGCAGCTCGCCCTTGCCGCCCACGTCCTGCTGGCAGGCCACGTGCGGATGGAATGGCGCCATGGCCGCCAGCACGTCGGCCTCGGTGACGGGGCTGTCCGGATGCACCTTGTAGACCGTGTAGGGCCGGGCATCGAACAGCGGGTTCATCGTGTGCAGGTTGATCAGCACGTCGGCCACGCCGCGCACTTCGGCGATCAGCGCGTGGGCCAGCCGTTCCGATACCAGGCCGCCCGCGTTGCCGGGATAGGTCTGGTCGAGGTCGAGTTCGTCGTACGGATTGCGCTTGCGGCGCGCGTCCAGCGCCTGCGGGTTGCCGGTGGGCGTGACCACCACGTTGCCGTGCATCGTGGCCGGGTCCAGGCCGCGGGCAAAGCGCAGCGCCGCCACCATGCCGTTGATCTCGTCGCCGTGCACCTGGCCGTGCAGCCAGAGCGTGCGGCCGGGATGGGCGCCGCGCACCGCCACGTACGGCAGCGTGACGGCCATGCCCGAGGCCATGGAGCCGACCGGTAGTTGGCCGTTGGTGCGGGCCGGGCCCGATTGCTGGCGCAGCCAGTCACCGATGATAGGCATGGGAAGTGTCCTTGTTGGAGGGTTCGAGCGTGGCG from Cupriavidus pauculus includes these protein-coding regions:
- a CDS encoding molybdopterin-dependent oxidoreductase gives rise to the protein MIVRRYPQLAHWGAFTAVVEDGRLIACEPFAADPDPSPLLDAIVPMVYSPTRIRAPMVRRGWLARRESSDGHARGRDDFVEVSWDDALDLVAGEIARVRGTYGPSGVFGGSYGWSSAGRLHHARSLIRRFHFTGGGCVDQVGNYSWGTAQFLLPHVIGTYQPLTGRVTAWPSLIAHTEVFLAFGGLALKNGQVSSGGAAEHTQAQWLRKLAASGATVINVSPTRDDCPDFLGAEWVPIRPNTDVALMLALAYALRRADAHDAAFLQSHCSGWAELEAYLLGDSDGTPKTPAWAAAITGIPAARIERLAAQLAGRRSYITCSFAVQRQHRGEQPYWMAIALAAMLGQIGLPGGGFGFGHGSMNGVGNPRVATPGPEMPVGRNPADLDIPCARLADMLLHPGTPYRFQGETRHYPDVKLVHWAGGNPFHHHQQLARLRQAWARPQTVIVQDIVWTATARHADIVLPVTTALERNDIGGSSRDRYVLAMHRAIAPLHQARSDLDIFTGLAERLGYRDAFTERRDEPGWIEAIYARCREAQARAGIDLPDFDTFWRAGHVALPPPAEDFVLFDDFRRDPLAHPLRTRSGRIELSSATLGRLSDDCGTHPNWQPPAEWLGAPEAQRHPLHLVSVQPADRLHSQLDAAPLAQSGKVAGAERITLHPADAAARGLTPGMRVRVHNTRGAIAAGLAVSDGITRGVAMIATGAWYNPDADGLDRAGAANTLTLDIGTSDLTQGPNAMSCLVEVSGEG
- a CDS encoding Bug family tripartite tricarboxylate transporter substrate binding protein; translated protein: MLPRHTLLLALALLSPLAHAAWPDPAKPIRVVVGFPPGGGADALARAIAPALSDQLKANVIIDNRPGAGGLIATELVAKSAPDGYTLYIATPGSFTIWPNLRKLNYDPQKDFAPVSVLVTMPNVLVTGADTPYKDVQGMLAAVRSANGRFSYASGGNGTIGQIAAEQFKMLAHVQMQHVPYKGTTPALTDVMGGVVPITFSDPSAKPLIASGKLRALAVTTATRSAQFPGVPTVAEAGVPGYEVTNWYGLVAPAGTPADVVATLNKALVKVMADPDIRQRLAVSGMDATSDTPQQFARLLATERTKWGDLIRKAGIQGD
- a CDS encoding M14 family metallopeptidase, translating into MPIIGDWLRQQSGPARTNGQLPVGSMASGMAVTLPYVAVRGAHPGRTLWLHGQVHGDEINGMVAALRFARGLDPATMHGNVVVTPTGNPQALDARRKRNPYDELDLDQTYPGNAGGLVSERLAHALIAEVRGVADVLINLHTMNPLFDARPYTVYKVHPDSPVTEADVLAAMAPFHPHVACQQDVGGKGELPGNIAGALDYQCLAAGVCAFMLELGSGSRFEPDNIAVAETGFQTLAVQMGILSGPPAQPAATSLRRVKRRGWITADEGGLFIPGARAGDLLREGQSIGDTLKLDASLTPVRPFPRDGVLIGLRSDPVVHTGERLAFVAWEWDQVSLSSGAVA